ACCATCTCGTCGACTCCGAGGTGCTGTCCGCCCGCTACCCGGCGATGGCGGCGGCTGCGCCGCTGATCTCCGATCCACTGGTGCGCAACCGGGGGACCATCGGCGGCTCGCTGGCGCACGCTGATCCCGCTGGTGACTGGGGTTCGGTGATGCTGGCCCTCGGGGCACAGCTCGTCGCCCGGAGCTCAACGGGCGAGCGCGTTATCGAGATCGGCGAGTTCTTCCAGGGCACGTTCACCACGGCGCTCGAGCCCACCGAGATCGTGACCGAGGTGCGCGTGCCCGCCCCGCCACCCCGTTCGGGTGGCACCTATCTCAAACTCGAGCGCAAGGTCGGTGACTTCGCCACGGTCGGCGTGGCCGTTCACGTGCAGCTGGATGACGGAGTCGTCGGCCGAGCCGGCATCGCCCTGACCGCCGTAGGACCGCAGAACGTCGAGGCCGAGAGCGCCGAGGCCGCGCTGGTGGGAGCCGAGCCCCGCCCCGCCGCCTTCGAGGAAGCAGCCCGGCTGGCTGCCGCGGCTGCCGACCCGTCCGCCGATCTGCGTGGGTCGGCGGAGTACAAGCGGCACGTGGTGGAGGTGTTCGTGAAGAGAGGGCTCGCCCACGCGGTCGGGTCGGCCCGGGCGGCGTAGAGGAGGTCGGCACGTGGAGATGACCGTCACTGTGAACGGTGTGGCGAGGACCAACGATGTGGAACCTCGTACTCTGCTGGTTCACCACCTGCGGAACACGCTCGGCCTGACCGGTACGCACATCGGCTGCGACACGACCAGTTGTGGCGCCTGCACGGTCCTGCTTGACGGAGTACCGGTCAAGTCGTGCGCCCTCCTGGCCGTGCAGGCTGACGGCACAGCGGTGACGACAGTCGAGGGGCTGGCCTCCGACGGCCAGCTGCACCCGGTGCAGGAGGGGTTCAAGGAGGAGCACGGGCTCCAGTGCGGCTTCTGCACGCCCGGGATGATGCTGGCGGCCGCAGCCCTGCTCGAGCGCAACCCGACCCCCACCGATGAGGACATCCGGTGGGCGCTGTCCGGGAACCTGTGCCGATGCACGGGCTACGTGAACATCGTACGGGCGGTGCGGTGGGCAGCGGACAAGGGCCGGCCGGGGATTCCAGCCGGGGGAGAGGCCCGGGCGGAGCCAGCCGCCACATCAGCGGGTTGAGGAGGTAGCCATGGCGACGACAGTCGAGGCCCCGGAGATCGCCGGCATCGGCCACAGCATGAAGCGCAAGGAGGACGATCGGTTCGTCCGCGGCGCCGGCACCTACCTCGACGACATCAAACTCCCCGGGATGCTGCACCTGGCCATCCTCCGGAGCTTCATCGCGCATGCCCGCATTCGCTCCATCGACGTCCAGGCGGCGACGGCTCTTCCGGGCGTGGTGGCCGTGCTCACCGGCGCCGACCTGGCCGCCCACGGTCTGGCGTGGATGCCGACGCTTTCGGGTGACACCCAGGCCGTGCTGGCAACCGACAAGGTCAGGTTCCAGGGCCAAGAGGTGGCGGCCGTCGTCGCCGAGGATCCGTACGTCGCGCACGACGCTCTCGAGCTGATCGAGGTCGACTACGAGCCGCTGACGCCCGTCGTTGACGCCCGGCAGGCCCTGGACCCAACCGCCCCGATCATCCGCGACGAGAAGGAGGGCCAGGTCGACAACCGCGCCTACTCGTGGCAGGCCGGGGACCAGGCGGCCACCGACCGCTCCTTCGGGGAGGCGGACGTGGTCGTCGGCCTGGAGACGTACTACCCGCGGTGCCACCCCTCACCGATGGAGACCTGCGGGATCGTGGCGGACGTCAATCCGGCGACGGGCAAGGCCACCCTGCACATGACCTCTCAGGCGCCGCACGCCCACCGAACGCTGTTCGCCATGGTGGCCGGCCTGCCCGAGCAGAACATCCAGATCATCACCCCGGACATCGGCGGCGGCTTCGGTAACAAGGTGCCCATATACCCGGGCTACGTCGTAGCCACCGCCGCGTCGCTCGTCCTCGGGCGCCCGGTGAAATGGGTCGAGGACCGCTCCGAGAACCTCATCTCGACGGGGTTCGCGCGCGACTTCCACATGCGAGGCGACCTGGCCCTGTCCCGCGACGGGAAGATGCTCGGCCTGCGCGTCCACCTCCTCTCGGACAACGGTGCCTTCTTCGCCGATGCGCAGCCCAGCAAGTTCAAGGCAGGACTGTTCCACATCGTCACCGGCTCGTACGACATCCCGGCTGCACATGTGAGCGCCGAGGGCGCGTACACGAACAAGGCG
This region of Acidimicrobiales bacterium genomic DNA includes:
- a CDS encoding xanthine dehydrogenase family protein subunit M yields the protein MYPSRFDYMAPASLDEALAILADRGDEAKVLAGGQSLVPLIKLRFASPGLVVDLNHIPGLSYIDESPDGLRVGALTRHNHLVDSEVLSARYPAMAAAAPLISDPLVRNRGTIGGSLAHADPAGDWGSVMLALGAQLVARSSTGERVIEIGEFFQGTFTTALEPTEIVTEVRVPAPPPRSGGTYLKLERKVGDFATVGVAVHVQLDDGVVGRAGIALTAVGPQNVEAESAEAALVGAEPRPAAFEEAARLAAAAADPSADLRGSAEYKRHVVEVFVKRGLAHAVGSARAA
- a CDS encoding (2Fe-2S)-binding protein, with amino-acid sequence MTVTVNGVARTNDVEPRTLLVHHLRNTLGLTGTHIGCDTTSCGACTVLLDGVPVKSCALLAVQADGTAVTTVEGLASDGQLHPVQEGFKEEHGLQCGFCTPGMMLAAAALLERNPTPTDEDIRWALSGNLCRCTGYVNIVRAVRWAADKGRPGIPAGGEARAEPAATSAG